The following coding sequences are from one Synechococcus sp. HK05 window:
- a CDS encoding phosphatidylserine/phosphatidylglycerophosphate/cardiolipin synthase family protein, which produces MTHRRRCAAALGLCLGLLQGCGSQAGRVLGAKPPDLQLPKAIQVAFNHREGVHYRSPIHATQRNGDNLEAFVIQAIEAAEQEILVAVQELSLPSIAQALVRQYRRGVTVKVVLENTYSTPWSEQHDADLDGHARQRRQLLMELADHNRDGVVSLEEQQAGDAVALLNAGGVPWLDDTADGSKGSGLMHSKYVVVDRRLVVTGSANFTASGMHGDAADRRTRGNVNHLLRLESPALAERFADDFNRMWGDGPGGEPDSRFGLAKQSGPAMRAMVGDTPVDVLFAPHPRSDPNHGLNLISSTLAAAQQRLDLALFVFSAQALTDRIASLQAKGVKLRLLADPGFASRSFSEVLDLLGVALADRHCKLEAGNRPLQEAAEGVGIPRLTRGDKLHHKLAIVDERTVITGSFNWSPSAAHQNDEVLLLIHSPLLAAHFTREIDRLWKGAELGISPQLQRKLHDNRRRCGSGMQRE; this is translated from the coding sequence ATGACCCATCGGAGGCGTTGTGCGGCCGCTCTGGGCCTCTGCCTGGGCTTGCTTCAAGGCTGCGGCAGCCAGGCCGGCCGGGTGTTGGGAGCCAAGCCCCCTGATCTCCAACTGCCGAAAGCGATCCAGGTGGCCTTCAACCATCGGGAAGGCGTTCACTACCGCAGCCCGATCCACGCAACGCAACGCAACGGCGACAACCTGGAAGCGTTTGTGATCCAGGCGATTGAGGCCGCCGAACAGGAGATTCTGGTGGCGGTGCAGGAGCTCTCGCTGCCCTCGATCGCCCAAGCCCTGGTGCGCCAATACCGGCGGGGCGTGACCGTGAAGGTGGTGCTCGAAAACACCTACAGCACCCCATGGAGCGAGCAACACGATGCCGATCTCGATGGCCATGCTCGCCAGCGGCGCCAACTCTTGATGGAGCTCGCCGATCACAACCGCGACGGCGTGGTGAGCCTGGAGGAGCAACAGGCCGGCGATGCCGTGGCGCTACTCAACGCGGGTGGGGTGCCCTGGCTCGACGACACCGCCGATGGCAGCAAAGGCAGCGGCTTGATGCACAGCAAATATGTGGTGGTGGATCGCCGGCTGGTGGTGACCGGATCAGCCAACTTCACCGCCTCTGGGATGCATGGCGATGCGGCGGATCGACGCACTCGCGGCAACGTGAACCACCTGCTCAGGTTGGAGAGCCCAGCGCTGGCTGAGCGATTCGCGGACGACTTCAACCGCATGTGGGGCGATGGCCCGGGCGGGGAGCCCGACAGCCGCTTCGGGCTCGCCAAACAATCCGGGCCCGCCATGCGAGCAATGGTGGGCGACACCCCCGTGGATGTGCTCTTTGCACCGCATCCGCGCAGCGATCCGAACCATGGCCTCAACCTGATCAGCAGCACCCTGGCCGCCGCCCAACAACGGCTTGACCTGGCGCTGTTCGTGTTTTCAGCTCAGGCCCTCACCGATCGGATCGCCAGCCTCCAGGCCAAGGGGGTCAAGCTGCGCTTGCTGGCCGATCCCGGTTTTGCAAGCCGCTCCTTCTCTGAGGTGCTCGATCTACTCGGCGTGGCCTTGGCCGATCGCCACTGCAAGCTGGAAGCCGGCAACCGGCCGCTTCAGGAGGCCGCCGAAGGGGTGGGCATCCCCCGCCTGACCCGGGGGGACAAACTCCACCACAAGCTGGCCATCGTGGATGAACGCACCGTGATCACAGGGAGCTTCAATTGGAGCCCCAGTGCCGCCCATCAAAACGATGAGGTGCTGCTGCTGATCCATTCGCCCCTACTGGCGGCTCATTTCACCCGCGAGATCGATCGGCTCTGGAAAGGCGCTGAGCTGGGCATCTCGCCGCAGCTGCAGCGCAAGCTGCACGACAACCGCAGGCGCTGCGGCAGCGGGATGCAGCGGGAGTGA
- a CDS encoding DUF4912 domain-containing protein has translation MSQTLSSLARMTLRQLRQVASELGVTLYSRKTKDELVSAIGERQADLSSLEREHAPTKQADDTRVVFLPRDPQWAYVFWEISERDRQQAFKAGASQLCLRVADVTGMSNGGSHPHTLQEVPVDSHATEWYLPVPLSDRDYRVELGYRVSGGGWISLAFSSVARVPALHPSEQILDQFVPFSLDTPPTAVAPQTLPSSDNGLHERLYQTATVGTRRLGRGSEAFHELDQSSGAGLNPSGAGLWASGRSESGSGVVAPRQRSFWLVADAELIVYGATDPSAKLSIGGEEVPLSSDGTFRVQVPFRDGQQVYAIEAVAADGEQKRNITLDFERTTPEDNSNPSDQAVAEWF, from the coding sequence GTGAGTCAGACCCTGTCATCGCTTGCCCGGATGACCTTGCGCCAACTGCGCCAGGTGGCCAGCGAGCTGGGTGTGACCCTCTACAGCCGCAAAACCAAAGACGAATTGGTGAGTGCGATCGGCGAACGCCAAGCCGACCTCTCAAGCCTGGAGCGAGAGCACGCACCCACCAAACAGGCCGATGACACACGCGTGGTGTTTCTACCCCGCGATCCGCAGTGGGCTTACGTGTTCTGGGAGATCAGTGAACGCGATCGTCAGCAGGCCTTTAAGGCCGGCGCCAGCCAGCTCTGCCTGCGAGTGGCCGATGTCACCGGCATGAGCAACGGCGGCAGCCACCCCCACACCCTCCAGGAGGTGCCGGTGGATAGCCATGCCACCGAGTGGTACCTGCCGGTCCCCCTCAGCGACCGCGACTACCGCGTGGAGCTCGGCTACCGCGTCAGTGGTGGTGGCTGGATCTCCCTGGCCTTTTCCTCAGTGGCCAGGGTGCCGGCCCTGCATCCCAGCGAGCAGATCCTCGACCAATTTGTGCCGTTCTCGCTCGACACACCTCCCACCGCAGTCGCACCGCAAACCCTTCCCAGCAGCGATAACGGCCTGCACGAGCGGCTGTACCAAACCGCCACCGTGGGCACCCGCCGCCTCGGCCGGGGCTCGGAAGCCTTCCACGAACTCGACCAAAGCAGTGGCGCCGGCCTCAACCCTTCCGGTGCCGGCCTTTGGGCCAGCGGCCGCAGCGAATCTGGCTCCGGTGTGGTGGCGCCACGGCAGCGCTCCTTCTGGCTCGTGGCCGATGCCGAGCTGATCGTCTACGGCGCCACCGATCCCTCCGCCAAGCTCAGCATCGGCGGAGAAGAGGTGCCCCTCTCCAGCGATGGCACCTTCCGCGTGCAGGTGCCTTTCCGCGATGGCCAGCAGGTGTATGCCATCGAGGCCGTGGCCGCCGATGGGGAGCAGAAGCGCAACATCACGCTCGATTTCGAACGCACCACACCGGAAGACAACAGCAATCCCAGCGACCAGGCTGTGGCCGAATGGTTCTAA
- a CDS encoding phycobilisome rod-core linker polypeptide, translated as MALPLLKYAPTTQNSRVDPLRVGSDEDPKAASMDKAMDREDQNFVIEAAYRQIFFHAFKVDRDRTLESQLRNGQITVRDFIRSLCLSDTFNRSFYTLNSNYKVARHLVEKLLGRQTHGKSEEIAWSAVLMTRGVKGMVDDILDSEEYLNAFGYDTVPYHRNRVVGSRDLGETPFNITSPRYDAYYRGILGFPQIVYTGTARKLPERSLQRRGGFPQDYMPWVRTLPALRGASAAGSADIDYLAKVPYRSLGR; from the coding sequence GTGGCCCTTCCTCTCCTGAAGTACGCGCCCACCACGCAGAACTCGCGTGTGGACCCTCTTCGCGTGGGTTCGGATGAGGATCCGAAAGCCGCGTCCATGGACAAGGCCATGGATCGCGAAGACCAAAACTTCGTGATCGAAGCGGCTTACCGCCAGATCTTCTTCCACGCCTTCAAGGTCGACCGCGACCGCACCCTGGAGTCGCAACTGCGTAACGGTCAGATCACCGTGCGCGACTTCATTCGCTCCCTTTGCCTGTCGGACACCTTTAACCGCAGCTTCTACACCCTCAACAGCAACTACAAAGTGGCCCGCCACTTGGTGGAAAAGCTGCTGGGCCGCCAGACCCACGGCAAGTCCGAGGAAATCGCCTGGTCTGCGGTGCTCATGACCCGCGGGGTGAAGGGCATGGTTGACGACATCCTCGACAGCGAGGAGTACCTCAACGCCTTCGGCTACGACACCGTTCCCTACCACCGCAACCGCGTGGTGGGCAGCCGTGATCTGGGTGAGACCCCCTTCAACATCACCAGCCCTCGCTACGACGCCTACTACCGCGGGATCCTGGGCTTCCCCCAGATCGTGTACACCGGCACCGCCCGCAAACTGCCCGAACGCTCCCTGCAGCGTCGCGGCGGCTTCCCGCAGGACTACATGCCCTGGGTTCGCACCCTGCCTGCTCTGCGTGGTGCCAGCGCCGCCGGCAGTGCCGACATCGACTACCTCGCCAAAGTGCCCTACCGCAGCCTCGGCCGCTGA
- a CDS encoding phycobiliprotein lyase, translating to MSLSLENALSFFQLSCGRWRSQRSVHHLLHRRAEAGGSLIVVEELAANDQRLVELAQLHGQDPTGLVGGCWVRWSASMAWDKAGEDHTGESVIGLIPTDERGREGILLRDLGYAEKAPASSRFCMDEHDGLLLSTEYETMSVWERFAFQGPNVRVRSSTVEGLSNNASFCIETRCDDSQQERPAASASADSAAANEPALSLLGW from the coding sequence GTGAGCCTCTCCCTTGAGAACGCCCTCAGCTTTTTTCAGCTGAGCTGCGGCCGCTGGCGCTCCCAGCGCAGCGTGCACCACCTGCTGCATCGCCGCGCCGAGGCGGGCGGCTCCCTGATCGTGGTGGAAGAGCTAGCCGCCAACGATCAACGCCTCGTGGAGCTGGCCCAGCTGCACGGCCAGGATCCAACGGGCCTTGTAGGCGGCTGCTGGGTGCGCTGGAGCGCCTCGATGGCCTGGGACAAAGCCGGTGAAGACCACACCGGCGAAAGTGTGATCGGCCTGATCCCCACCGACGAGCGCGGCCGCGAGGGAATCCTGCTGCGCGATCTCGGCTACGCCGAAAAAGCACCGGCCAGCTCCCGCTTCTGCATGGATGAGCACGACGGCCTGCTGCTGAGCACCGAGTACGAAACGATGAGCGTGTGGGAGCGCTTTGCCTTTCAGGGCCCGAATGTGCGCGTGCGCAGCAGCACGGTGGAGGGCCTCTCCAACAACGCCTCGTTCTGCATCGAAACGCGCTGCGACGACAGCCAGCAGGAGCGGCCCGCGGCCTCGGCATCAGCCGACAGCGCGGCAGCGAATGAACCAGCCCTGTCGCTCCTGGGCTGGTGA
- a CDS encoding DMT family transporter gives MLIGALAALAAALCWTLASSLWRRLPTSLSGAELNLLKNLLALAMLLPLVLGRPWPAAHGPLLLLALSGVLGIALGDSLYFAALRRLGTRRTLTIDAGGPAVASLGGMVWLAEVPEPLHWLGLGLITLALLLVAWQRSGDALTGRLQMQGVVLALGALLCGSTGALVSRAALRDAAFDPLQSALVRVLAAGLVLLPLLRGWRSKGLGPRPPLRRWPLGLLATLLGTTAGIALQQLALQRLPGGIAVALLATAPLMAIPLAHWEGDRPGWRGWLAALLALSGVSALVA, from the coding sequence GTGTTGATCGGTGCTCTGGCTGCGTTGGCTGCCGCGTTGTGTTGGACGCTGGCCAGCAGCCTTTGGCGGCGCCTCCCCACCTCCCTCAGCGGCGCCGAGCTGAATCTGCTGAAAAATTTGCTGGCGCTTGCGATGCTCCTGCCCCTCGTGCTGGGGCGTCCGTGGCCTGCGGCCCACGGCCCGCTGCTGCTGTTGGCGCTCAGTGGTGTGCTGGGGATTGCGCTGGGCGACAGCCTGTATTTCGCCGCCTTGCGCCGGTTGGGCACGCGCCGCACGCTCACCATCGACGCCGGCGGGCCTGCTGTGGCCTCCCTGGGTGGGATGGTGTGGCTGGCGGAGGTGCCGGAGCCGCTCCACTGGCTCGGCCTCGGCCTGATCACCTTGGCGCTGCTGCTCGTGGCTTGGCAGCGTTCGGGCGACGCCCTAACCGGGCGCCTGCAGATGCAGGGTGTGGTGTTGGCCCTGGGGGCGCTGCTCTGCGGCAGCACAGGAGCGCTGGTGTCGCGGGCGGCGCTGCGGGATGCCGCTTTCGATCCGCTGCAGTCGGCTCTGGTGCGGGTGCTGGCGGCGGGCTTGGTGTTGCTGCCGTTGCTGCGGGGTTGGCGAAGCAAGGGCTTGGGCCCGCGGCCTCCGCTCCGGCGCTGGCCCCTGGGGTTACTGGCCACGCTGCTCGGAACCACCGCGGGCATCGCCTTGCAGCAGCTGGCGTTGCAGCGGTTGCCGGGCGGCATTGCGGTGGCACTGTTGGCCACTGCTCCGCTGATGGCTATCCCCTTGGCTCATTGGGAGGGAGATCGGCCTGGATGGCGGGGATGGTTGGCGGCCTTGCTGGCCCTGAGCGGCGTTAGTGCTCTGGTGGCTTGA
- the sufR gene encoding iron-sulfur cluster biosynthesis transcriptional regulator SufR — MSASTQAPTREAALTLMLRQGEITAAQLAESLGVSVQVMRRHLRSLEEEGLVEASPAPEGPGRPSNLWRLTAAGRRQFPNGSEHFALGLLSSMATSLPTEMVDQLLQRQASEKAADYRRLIGEGTLQERLERLVDLRRREGYVAEYRPNPDGAGWVISEFHCSVMKIAEQFPCVCDQELQLIRHTFPDCAVERVHWLLDGGHSCGFLLQPC, encoded by the coding sequence ATGAGCGCCTCCACGCAGGCACCCACCCGAGAGGCAGCGCTCACCCTGATGTTGCGTCAGGGTGAAATCACCGCGGCGCAACTGGCTGAATCTCTTGGCGTGTCAGTCCAAGTGATGCGGCGCCACTTGCGCTCTTTGGAAGAAGAAGGGCTCGTGGAAGCCAGCCCGGCGCCCGAAGGGCCTGGGCGCCCGTCCAACCTTTGGCGGCTCACAGCCGCTGGCCGCCGCCAGTTCCCCAACGGCAGCGAACATTTCGCCCTGGGGCTGCTCAGCTCCATGGCCACCAGCCTGCCCACCGAGATGGTGGATCAGCTGCTGCAGCGTCAGGCCTCTGAAAAAGCCGCCGACTACCGCCGCCTGATCGGCGAAGGCACCCTGCAGGAACGCCTCGAGCGGCTGGTGGATCTGCGCCGGCGCGAGGGGTACGTGGCCGAGTACCGCCCCAATCCCGATGGCGCGGGCTGGGTGATCAGCGAATTCCACTGCTCGGTGATGAAGATCGCTGAACAATTCCCCTGCGTGTGCGACCAGGAGCTGCAACTGATTCGGCACACCTTCCCCGACTGCGCCGTGGAGCGGGTGCACTGGCTGCTCGATGGCGGCCACTCCTGCGGATTTCTGCTGCAGCCGTGCTGA
- a CDS encoding ferredoxin-thioredoxin reductase catalytic domain-containing protein, producing the protein MSEAPASQASDSLEVIRKFAETYAQRTGTYFCSDPSVTAVVLEGLARHKDELGGALCPCRHYEDKEAEVAQAFWNCPCVPMRERKECHCMLFLTEDNPFRGEKQTITLEEVKAHCAG; encoded by the coding sequence ATGTCTGAAGCTCCTGCCTCTCAAGCCAGCGACAGCCTTGAGGTGATCCGCAAGTTTGCGGAAACCTATGCCCAGCGCACAGGTACCTATTTCTGCAGCGACCCCAGCGTGACGGCAGTCGTGCTCGAGGGTCTGGCCCGCCATAAAGACGAGCTCGGTGGTGCCCTGTGCCCCTGCCGCCATTACGAAGACAAGGAGGCCGAGGTGGCCCAGGCCTTTTGGAACTGCCCATGCGTGCCAATGCGTGAGCGCAAGGAGTGCCACTGCATGCTGTTCCTCACCGAAGACAACCCCTTCCGCGGCGAGAAGCAGACGATCACGCTTGAAGAAGTGAAAGCCCATTGCGCCGGTTGA
- the sufB gene encoding Fe-S cluster assembly protein SufB, producing the protein MSNAQAVGDLVSQPYKYGFVTDIETEKIAKGLSEDVVRLISSKKEEPSFLLDFRLRAYKQWLQMSEPDWAALGYPPIDYQDVVYYAAPKQQQKKASLDEVDPKLLETFDKLGIPLSEQKRLSNVAVDAVFDSVSIATTYKEKLAEHGVIFCSISEAVKEHPELIERYLGTVVPSNDNYFAALNSAVFSDGSFVFIPKGVECPMELSTYFRINSGDTGQFERTLIVAEEGASVSYLEGCTAPMFDTNQLHAAVVELVALDDASIKYSTVQNWYAGDENGVGGIYNFVTKRGQCRGDRSKISWTQVETGSAITWKYPSCVLQGADSVGEFYSVALTNNKQQADTGTKMIHVGPRTRSTIVSKGISAGRSANSYRGLVQIGPKAVGARNYSQCDSMLIGDQAAANTYPYIRSQQPQASVEHEASTCRISEDQLFYLQSRGIGFEEAVSMMVSGFCRDVFNQLPMEFAAEADKLLALKLEGSVG; encoded by the coding sequence ATGAGCAACGCACAGGCTGTTGGTGATCTGGTGAGCCAGCCGTACAAGTACGGCTTCGTCACCGATATCGAAACCGAAAAGATCGCCAAGGGCCTCAGTGAGGACGTGGTGCGCTTGATCTCCAGCAAGAAGGAGGAGCCTTCCTTCTTGCTGGACTTTCGCCTGCGTGCTTACAAGCAGTGGCTGCAGATGAGCGAACCCGATTGGGCCGCTCTCGGCTACCCGCCAATCGACTACCAAGACGTGGTGTACTACGCCGCGCCCAAGCAACAGCAGAAGAAGGCCAGCCTCGATGAGGTGGATCCCAAACTGCTCGAAACCTTCGACAAGCTCGGTATCCCGCTCAGCGAGCAGAAGCGCCTGTCGAACGTGGCTGTGGATGCGGTGTTCGACAGCGTTTCGATCGCCACGACCTACAAGGAAAAGCTGGCTGAGCACGGAGTGATCTTCTGCTCGATCAGCGAGGCGGTGAAGGAACACCCGGAACTGATTGAGCGCTATCTCGGCACGGTGGTGCCCAGCAACGACAACTACTTCGCTGCGCTCAACTCCGCTGTGTTCAGCGACGGCTCCTTCGTGTTCATTCCCAAAGGTGTGGAATGCCCGATGGAGCTCTCCACCTATTTCCGCATCAACTCCGGCGATACAGGTCAGTTTGAACGCACCCTGATCGTTGCCGAAGAGGGTGCTTCGGTGAGTTACCTCGAAGGCTGCACTGCCCCGATGTTCGACACCAACCAGCTGCACGCAGCCGTGGTGGAACTGGTGGCTCTTGATGATGCCTCGATCAAATACTCCACCGTTCAGAACTGGTATGCCGGCGATGAAAACGGCGTGGGGGGCATCTACAACTTCGTGACCAAGCGCGGCCAGTGCCGCGGCGACCGCAGCAAGATCAGCTGGACCCAGGTGGAAACGGGTTCAGCCATCACCTGGAAGTACCCCAGCTGTGTGCTGCAGGGCGCTGACTCGGTGGGTGAGTTTTATTCCGTGGCCCTCACCAACAACAAACAGCAAGCCGATACCGGCACCAAAATGATTCACGTGGGGCCGCGCACCCGCTCCACCATCGTGAGCAAGGGCATCAGCGCGGGGCGCTCTGCCAACAGCTACCGCGGTTTGGTGCAGATCGGCCCGAAAGCGGTGGGGGCGCGCAACTACAGCCAGTGCGATTCGATGTTGATCGGTGATCAGGCGGCCGCCAACACCTATCCCTACATCCGCTCCCAGCAGCCTCAGGCTTCGGTGGAGCACGAAGCGAGCACCTGCCGCATCTCGGAAGACCAGCTCTTTTATCTCCAGAGCCGCGGCATCGGCTTTGAAGAGGCGGTTTCGATGATGGTGAGCGGTTTCTGCCGCGACGTGTTCAATCAGCTGCCGATGGAATTCGCCGCGGAAGCCGACAAACTGCTCGCCCTCAAGCTGGAGGGCTCCGTGGGTTGA
- the sufC gene encoding Fe-S cluster assembly ATPase SufC: protein MIRPDAPVLLEIRDLHARVEDKAILKGVNLTIRAGEIHAVMGRNGSGKSTLSKVLAGHPAYTVTGGSVTYRGENLLELDPEQRARIGVFLGFQYPVEIPGVSNLEFLRVSTNARRAQKGEEELDTFAFEDLVRERLKVVQMDPAFLDRSVNEGFSGGEKKRNEILQMALLEPLVAILDETDSGLDIDALRIVAGGVNQLANADNATLLITHYQRLLDAITPDYVHVMAAGRILRTGGKELALELEQRGYDWVDQELASLAAEVA from the coding sequence GTGATTCGCCCCGACGCTCCCGTACTGCTTGAGATCCGTGATCTCCATGCCCGGGTGGAGGACAAGGCAATCCTCAAGGGTGTGAACCTCACGATCCGTGCCGGTGAAATTCACGCGGTGATGGGCCGCAATGGCAGCGGCAAAAGCACCCTCTCCAAAGTGCTGGCCGGCCACCCCGCTTACACAGTGACGGGCGGCAGCGTGACCTACCGCGGCGAGAACCTGCTGGAGCTCGATCCCGAACAGCGGGCGCGGATCGGCGTGTTTCTGGGGTTCCAATACCCCGTGGAGATCCCCGGGGTGAGCAACCTCGAGTTTCTGCGGGTGTCCACGAATGCCCGCCGCGCTCAGAAGGGAGAAGAAGAGCTCGACACCTTCGCTTTCGAAGATCTGGTGCGCGAGCGCCTGAAGGTGGTGCAGATGGATCCCGCCTTCCTCGATCGTTCGGTGAACGAAGGCTTCAGCGGTGGCGAGAAAAAGCGCAACGAGATCCTGCAGATGGCTCTGCTGGAGCCTCTGGTGGCGATCCTCGATGAAACCGATTCCGGCCTGGATATCGATGCCCTGCGCATCGTGGCCGGCGGCGTGAACCAGTTGGCCAATGCCGACAACGCCACGCTGCTGATCACCCACTACCAGCGCCTGCTCGATGCGATCACGCCGGATTACGTGCATGTGATGGCGGCGGGCCGCATCCTGCGCACCGGCGGCAAGGAGCTGGCGCTCGAGCTCGAGCAACGCGGTTACGACTGGGTGGATCAGGAGCTCGCCTCCCTGGCGGCGGAGGTGGCCTGA
- the sufD gene encoding Fe-S cluster assembly protein SufD: MSASLAAPAAAKGAWLDAWLADLPTASGGLAPVQERGRQALRQSSIPSARHEDWRFTDLSLLQALPLAPAAPATAGLPAPAAGALRLLWSGGSDPLAGQALPAGLQQLSPGEIAQGLGHTLAAAGCQEHWPVELNHAAAERVLALRVTSRSKLSLELVSAAAEGLQALRLLLLLEEKAELDLSQWIEAQASGLHSLVIEAHLARGARLSHGLVALGQADAALMAHVAIEQEPESRAQLSSVTSGWGLARLEPRAVQVDGAAHTTLRGLQLVDGQRIADTHSFVEFKGPEGQLDQLHKAVAAGQGRSVFNGAVRVPRAAQRTNASQLSRSLLLSDRARIDTKPELEIVADDVKCAHGATVSSLQTDELFYLQSRGIGSDQAAGLLQRAFCEEVLRELPAAARSWCSLDRLLESAA, translated from the coding sequence ATGAGCGCAAGCCTCGCTGCACCGGCCGCAGCCAAGGGCGCTTGGCTCGATGCCTGGTTGGCCGACCTGCCCACCGCTAGCGGTGGGCTGGCGCCGGTGCAGGAGCGTGGCCGCCAGGCCCTGCGCCAAAGCTCGATTCCCTCGGCGCGCCACGAAGATTGGCGCTTCACCGATCTCTCGCTGCTCCAGGCGCTGCCCCTAGCTCCGGCGGCCCCAGCAACAGCTGGCTTGCCTGCCCCTGCAGCCGGCGCCTTGCGCCTGCTGTGGAGCGGCGGCAGCGATCCGCTGGCGGGCCAAGCCCTTCCGGCTGGTTTGCAGCAACTCAGCCCTGGTGAAATCGCCCAGGGGCTGGGCCACACCCTGGCCGCTGCTGGCTGCCAGGAGCATTGGCCGGTGGAACTCAATCACGCCGCAGCCGAGCGCGTGTTGGCTCTGCGTGTGACTAGCCGCAGCAAGCTGAGCCTGGAGCTGGTGAGCGCCGCAGCCGAGGGTCTGCAAGCGCTGCGCCTGTTGCTGCTGCTGGAGGAGAAGGCTGAGCTTGATCTCTCTCAATGGATCGAAGCCCAGGCCTCTGGTTTGCACAGCCTGGTGATTGAGGCCCATCTGGCCCGCGGCGCCCGCCTCAGCCATGGCCTGGTGGCACTGGGCCAAGCCGATGCCGCGCTCATGGCCCATGTGGCGATCGAGCAGGAACCGGAAAGCCGCGCCCAGCTCAGCAGCGTGACCTCCGGTTGGGGCTTGGCGCGGCTTGAACCCCGGGCTGTGCAGGTGGATGGTGCCGCCCACACCACTCTGCGTGGTTTGCAGCTGGTGGATGGTCAGCGCATCGCTGACACCCACAGCTTTGTGGAGTTCAAGGGTCCGGAAGGGCAGCTCGATCAACTGCACAAAGCCGTGGCCGCAGGCCAGGGCCGCAGCGTGTTCAACGGTGCCGTGCGCGTGCCACGCGCCGCCCAGCGCACCAATGCATCCCAGCTCAGCCGCAGCCTGCTGCTCTCGGATCGCGCCAGGATCGACACCAAGCCGGAGCTGGAGATCGTGGCCGACGACGTGAAGTGCGCCCATGGCGCCACGGTGAGCAGCCTGCAGACTGATGAGCTCTTCTATCTGCAGAGCCGCGGCATCGGCTCCGACCAGGCAGCAGGCCTGCTGCAGCGTGCCTTTTGCGAGGAAGTGCTGCGGGAGCTGCCCGCGGCGGCCCGCAGCTGGTGTTCGCTCGATCGTTTGCTGGAGAGCGCGGCATGA
- a CDS encoding SufS family cysteine desulfurase translates to MTTTLSAPQAAAVAQPDNLAALTRPDFPLLAQTACLGQPLIYLDHAATSQKPRQVLEALQHYYDHDNANVHRGAHQLSARATEGFEGARAKAAAFVGAANPNEIVFTRNASEAINLVARSWGEANLRPGDEVLLTVMEHHSNLVPWQLLADRTGCVLRHAGLTESGELDLEDLRSKISDRTRLVSLVQVSNTLGCLNPIEEVAALAHAAGALVLVDACQSLPHLPVNVKQLGADFLVGSSHKLCGPTGMGFLWGREALLEAMPPFLGGGEMIQDVYLDHSTWAGLPHKFEAGTPAIGEAVGMGAALDYLQAIGLDRIHAWEQQLTRQLFDRLQAIDGLRILGPTPEQQPDRAALAAFHVEGVHANDIAALLDSAGICIRSGHHCTQPLHRHYGISGSARASLSFTTTAEEIDRFAEELDGSISFLREHS, encoded by the coding sequence ATGACCACAACCCTTTCGGCTCCCCAGGCCGCTGCTGTGGCCCAGCCCGACAACCTGGCGGCGCTCACCCGCCCTGATTTCCCGCTGCTGGCGCAGACCGCCTGCCTCGGGCAGCCGTTGATCTATCTCGATCACGCCGCCACCAGCCAGAAGCCTCGCCAGGTGCTGGAGGCGTTGCAGCACTACTACGACCACGACAACGCCAACGTGCACCGCGGCGCGCACCAGCTGAGCGCCCGTGCCACCGAAGGCTTTGAAGGTGCCCGTGCCAAGGCGGCAGCCTTTGTGGGTGCGGCGAACCCCAACGAGATCGTGTTCACCCGCAACGCCAGCGAGGCGATCAACCTTGTGGCCCGCAGCTGGGGTGAGGCCAACCTGCGCCCCGGTGATGAGGTACTGCTCACGGTGATGGAGCACCACAGCAACCTGGTGCCCTGGCAGCTGCTCGCTGACCGCACCGGCTGCGTTTTGCGCCATGCCGGCCTCACCGAGAGCGGTGAACTCGATCTCGAAGACCTGCGCAGCAAGATCAGCGATCGCACCCGGCTGGTGAGCCTGGTGCAGGTGAGCAACACGCTCGGCTGCCTCAACCCGATTGAGGAGGTGGCAGCCCTCGCCCACGCCGCCGGTGCCCTGGTGCTGGTGGATGCCTGCCAGAGCCTGCCCCACCTGCCGGTGAACGTGAAGCAGCTTGGCGCTGATTTCCTGGTGGGCAGCTCCCACAAGCTCTGCGGCCCCACAGGCATGGGTTTCCTCTGGGGCCGTGAGGCGCTGCTCGAGGCGATGCCCCCCTTCCTGGGCGGCGGCGAAATGATTCAAGACGTCTACCTCGACCACAGCACCTGGGCCGGCCTGCCCCACAAGTTCGAAGCCGGAACTCCGGCGATCGGCGAGGCGGTTGGCATGGGCGCCGCCCTCGACTACCTGCAGGCCATCGGTCTGGACCGCATCCATGCCTGGGAGCAGCAGCTCACCCGCCAGCTGTTTGATCGCCTCCAGGCCATCGATGGCCTGCGCATCCTTGGTCCCACCCCGGAGCAGCAACCCGATCGCGCGGCTTTGGCCGCCTTCCATGTGGAGGGTGTTCATGCCAACGACATCGCTGCTCTGCTGGATTCAGCCGGGATCTGCATCCGCAGCGGCCACCACTGCACCCAACCTCTGCACCGCCACTACGGCATCAGCGGTTCAGCGCGCGCCAGCCTCAGCTTCACCACCACTGCGGAGGAGATTGATCGCTTCGCCGAAGAGCTGGATGGTTCGATCAGCTTCCTGCGCGAGCACAGCTGA